A stretch of the Corynebacterium maris DSM 45190 genome encodes the following:
- a CDS encoding M20 family metallopeptidase, translating into MHPDHSRDPRLDNPGSPSPAYLQATTRAVHDRMAEATAAAGVDEQGPDYLGQRELWAAAESRAEALTTDLSDLLLDLHAHPETAFEEHRSQERLATFLYDRGFPVERGVHDVGTAFRTEWASKDHRPGVHPTIAVLAEYDALPNIGHACGHNIIAAAGVGAFLAAVDALTARPDLPVRVVLIGTPAEEGHTGKEYMIRGGMLDGVDAAVMMHPFSFDISSHVWNGRRTLTATFDGIAAHASSQPFMGRNALDAATLAYQGLGLLRQQMPPSDRLHAVVSDGGARPSIIPKTAQLEIYARSLLVDSLVDLSSRIDDILDGAALMAGVTVTKEWDPHPMSLPIRNNRAMADRWARTQRARGRVSLPAGVVPETLAASTDFGNVSFLVPGIHPMVKVAPEGVALHTDEFARWSASPQATEAAVDSAAGLAQVVVDLAADPALLAAAQEEFRQAGGAQSVTDILEGARRDA; encoded by the coding sequence ATGCACCCCGATCACTCCCGCGACCCGCGCCTGGATAACCCGGGTAGCCCGTCGCCCGCATATCTACAGGCCACGACCCGGGCCGTTCACGACAGAATGGCGGAGGCCACCGCCGCGGCCGGCGTCGACGAACAGGGGCCGGACTACCTCGGTCAGCGAGAGCTGTGGGCGGCGGCGGAGTCACGTGCCGAAGCATTGACGACGGATCTGAGCGACCTGCTCCTGGATCTGCACGCCCACCCTGAAACCGCCTTCGAAGAACACCGCTCCCAGGAGCGTCTGGCCACCTTCTTGTATGACCGGGGATTCCCGGTGGAGCGTGGCGTCCATGACGTGGGCACAGCTTTCCGCACGGAATGGGCGTCCAAGGACCACCGCCCCGGCGTGCACCCGACGATTGCCGTGCTGGCTGAGTATGACGCCCTTCCGAACATCGGGCACGCCTGCGGGCACAACATCATCGCGGCAGCCGGGGTCGGAGCTTTCCTGGCCGCCGTCGACGCATTGACGGCCCGCCCGGACCTGCCCGTGCGCGTGGTGCTGATCGGCACTCCCGCCGAAGAGGGCCACACCGGCAAGGAATACATGATCCGCGGCGGCATGCTCGACGGCGTCGACGCCGCCGTCATGATGCACCCTTTCAGCTTCGACATTTCCTCGCACGTCTGGAACGGCCGCCGCACCCTGACGGCGACGTTCGACGGGATCGCCGCGCACGCGTCCTCGCAGCCGTTCATGGGGCGCAACGCCCTCGACGCCGCCACCCTGGCGTACCAGGGGCTCGGATTGCTGCGACAGCAGATGCCCCCGTCAGACCGGTTGCACGCCGTCGTCTCTGACGGGGGTGCACGACCGAGCATCATCCCGAAGACCGCTCAATTGGAGATCTACGCCAGGTCCCTGCTCGTAGACTCGCTCGTCGACCTGTCTTCCCGCATCGACGACATCCTCGACGGCGCCGCGCTCATGGCCGGAGTGACCGTGACCAAGGAGTGGGACCCGCACCCGATGAGTCTGCCCATCCGTAACAACCGGGCCATGGCCGACCGGTGGGCGCGCACCCAGCGGGCCCGCGGGCGGGTGTCCTTGCCAGCGGGCGTGGTGCCCGAGACGCTGGCGGCCTCCACGGACTTCGGCAACGTCTCCTTCCTGGTGCCGGGCATCCACCCGATGGTGAAGGTCGCCCCCGAAGGCGTCGCGCTGCACACCGACGAGTTCGCCCGGTGGTCGGCCAGCCCGCAGGCCACCGAGGCCGCCGTAGACTCCGCCGCCGGGTTGGCGCAGGTCGTCGTGGACCTGGCCGCTGACCCGGCGTTGCTGGCGGCCGCGCAGGAGGAGTTCCGGCAGGCCGGTGGGGCCCAGTCCGTGACCGACATCCTGGAGGGCGCCCGGCGAGACGCTTGA
- a CDS encoding DUF485 domain-containing protein — protein MRNSDQFQKLRSTYRKFTFPMSVAFFLWFAVYVFTAVYAAEWMAQPLWGLNVGIWFGLAQFVTTFLITFLYVVYANKNIEPQAAAIREAMED, from the coding sequence ATGCGCAACAGCGACCAGTTCCAGAAACTGCGCAGCACATACCGCAAATTCACCTTCCCCATGTCCGTCGCGTTTTTCCTGTGGTTCGCCGTCTACGTCTTCACGGCCGTCTACGCCGCAGAGTGGATGGCGCAGCCGTTGTGGGGGCTGAACGTCGGCATCTGGTTCGGTCTGGCGCAGTTCGTCACCACGTTCCTGATCACGTTCCTGTACGTCGTCTACGCGAACAAGAACATCGAGCCGCAGGCAGCGGCCATTCGCGAAGCAATGGAGGATTAA
- a CDS encoding solute symporter family protein, whose amino-acid sequence MTDLILAQGENEGTGNPILNIAVFVAFIVITLGVVAYVTRRPSQNAGDFYTGGASFTGTQNGLAIAGDYLSAASFLGIVGSIALYGYDGFLYSIGFFVAWLVALLLVAEPLRNVGRFTMADVLSFRLKQKPVRVAAAFGTLFVSLFYLIAQMAGAGSLVSVLLNIHGFWAQAAVVAVVGVIMIAYVLIGGMKGTTYVQMIKAVLLVGGVAVMTVLVFVAIQGGLPTLLSDAVDSHAASDRIADEGYEASEILAPGLQYGADGLSQLNFISLGLALVLGTAGLPHVLMRFYTVPTATAARKSVTVAIVLIGAFYLMTLVLGFAAAALVGPDRILAAPGGANAAAPLVAFELGGSLFMALIAAVAFATVLAVVAGLAITASASVAQDVYGPVIRDGKATDAEKVRVSRITVVVIGVVSIILGILAMEQNVAFLVSLAFGIAAAANLPTILFSLYWRRFNTAGALASMYTGVVTSLVLIIFSPAVSGAENAMIPGADFAWFPLTNPGLVAIPLAFLAGIIGTFVGKPDKLDHLSDEMEVRSLTGVGVEAPVDH is encoded by the coding sequence ATGACTGACCTGATTCTCGCCCAGGGCGAAAACGAGGGTACGGGCAACCCGATCCTCAACATCGCCGTGTTCGTGGCGTTCATCGTCATCACGCTCGGCGTCGTCGCTTATGTCACGCGCCGCCCCAGCCAGAACGCCGGTGACTTCTACACCGGTGGCGCATCCTTCACCGGCACCCAGAATGGCCTGGCCATCGCCGGTGACTACCTGTCGGCGGCGTCTTTCCTGGGCATCGTCGGCTCCATCGCCCTGTACGGTTACGACGGCTTCCTGTACTCCATCGGCTTCTTCGTCGCGTGGCTCGTCGCCCTGCTGCTGGTCGCAGAGCCGCTGCGCAACGTGGGCCGATTCACCATGGCGGACGTGCTCTCGTTCAGGCTGAAGCAGAAGCCCGTCCGCGTCGCCGCGGCCTTCGGCACCCTGTTCGTCTCGCTGTTCTACCTCATCGCGCAGATGGCCGGAGCCGGCTCGCTGGTGAGCGTCCTGCTCAACATCCACGGTTTCTGGGCACAGGCCGCCGTCGTCGCCGTCGTCGGCGTCATCATGATCGCCTACGTCCTGATCGGCGGCATGAAGGGCACCACGTACGTCCAGATGATCAAGGCCGTTCTGCTGGTCGGTGGCGTGGCCGTTATGACCGTCCTGGTGTTCGTCGCGATCCAGGGCGGTCTGCCGACCCTGCTGAGCGACGCCGTGGATTCCCACGCGGCGTCCGATCGCATCGCAGATGAAGGCTACGAAGCCTCCGAGATCCTCGCCCCGGGTCTGCAGTACGGCGCCGACGGGCTGTCGCAGCTGAACTTCATCTCCCTGGGCCTGGCCCTGGTGCTGGGCACCGCCGGCCTGCCGCACGTGCTGATGCGCTTCTACACGGTTCCGACCGCCACCGCGGCCCGTAAGTCCGTGACCGTCGCCATCGTCCTGATCGGCGCCTTCTACCTGATGACCCTGGTCCTCGGCTTCGCAGCCGCGGCCCTGGTCGGGCCAGACCGCATTCTCGCGGCCCCGGGCGGCGCCAACGCCGCGGCCCCGCTGGTGGCCTTCGAGCTCGGCGGCTCGCTGTTCATGGCGCTGATCGCCGCCGTCGCCTTCGCCACCGTGCTCGCCGTCGTCGCCGGCCTGGCCATCACCGCCTCGGCGTCGGTGGCCCAGGACGTCTACGGCCCCGTTATCCGTGACGGCAAGGCCACCGACGCCGAGAAGGTCCGCGTCTCCCGCATCACCGTCGTCGTCATCGGCGTGGTCTCCATCATCCTGGGCATCCTGGCCATGGAGCAGAACGTCGCGTTCCTGGTGTCCCTGGCTTTCGGCATCGCCGCCGCAGCGAACCTGCCGACGATCCTGTTCTCCCTGTACTGGCGCCGATTCAACACCGCAGGTGCGCTGGCGTCCATGTACACGGGCGTGGTCACCTCGTTGGTGCTGATCATCTTCTCCCCGGCCGTCTCCGGCGCGGAGAACGCGATGATCCCGGGCGCCGACTTCGCGTGGTTCCCGCTGACCAACCCGGGCCTGGTCGCCATCCCGCTGGCGTTCCTCGCCGGCATCATCGGCACCTTCGTGGGTAAGCCGGACAAGCTCGACCACCTCTCCGATGAGATGGAAGTTCGTTCGCTCACCGGTGTGGGCGTGGAGGCCCCGGTCGACCACTAA
- a CDS encoding DUF1906 domain-containing protein, with amino-acid sequence MSSSAPFSRRNLFKASALAVAAGAVTLGAPQAHAQRRVLGTVIDYSAGVPSAAAVDEAGHIGAVRYVSGRRADWMAGKPVTAAETRDFADTGLAVASVYQYGKDATADWKAGAAGAAIHAPQAIAYHRAAGGPTGRPIYIAIDDNPTRTQYNTQIRPYLQAFSAALNLAGYQTGIYGNYSTMEWAIADGIGEYFWQHKWGSNGKIHPRAALYQVRIDDDADSIGGLDVDVNHVYAQDWGQWTPGQTGIPSLPASDSLDLTQLANQAIRNLSS; translated from the coding sequence TTGTCTTCTTCCGCCCCCTTTTCCCGCCGCAACCTGTTCAAGGCATCCGCCTTGGCAGTGGCAGCCGGCGCCGTCACCCTCGGCGCTCCTCAGGCCCACGCCCAGCGCCGGGTCCTGGGCACCGTCATCGACTATTCCGCCGGCGTCCCCTCCGCCGCTGCCGTGGATGAGGCGGGGCACATCGGCGCCGTCCGTTACGTCTCTGGCCGCCGGGCGGACTGGATGGCAGGAAAGCCAGTGACCGCCGCCGAAACGCGGGACTTCGCCGACACCGGGCTCGCCGTGGCGTCGGTCTACCAATACGGCAAAGACGCCACCGCCGACTGGAAGGCGGGGGCGGCCGGGGCCGCCATCCACGCGCCGCAGGCCATTGCCTACCATCGCGCCGCCGGCGGGCCGACCGGCCGCCCGATCTACATCGCGATCGACGACAACCCCACTCGCACCCAGTACAACACTCAGATCAGGCCGTATCTGCAGGCGTTCTCCGCGGCGCTGAACCTCGCCGGCTATCAAACCGGAATTTACGGCAATTACTCCACCATGGAGTGGGCCATCGCAGACGGCATCGGCGAGTACTTCTGGCAGCACAAGTGGGGTTCGAACGGAAAAATCCACCCGCGTGCCGCCCTGTACCAGGTCCGCATTGACGACGACGCGGATTCCATTGGCGGACTAGATGTCGACGTCAACCACGTCTATGCCCAGGACTGGGGGCAGTGGACCCCGGGGCAGACCGGAATCCCGTCGCTGCCGGCGAGCGACTCTTTGGATCTTACGCAGCTGGCCAACCAGGCCATCAGGAACCTCTCGAGTTAG
- a CDS encoding FUSC family protein: MSKAERATDFLQILKAVIATTGAWWICVTFLDSQMPFLAPWVALMTIQATVANSVAQGAQTMIASFIGVLMSFAIGVYLEVNIWTYALAIFVGMLGSRIPGLRRDGISIATSAIFLLSTGFTEDTPALIDRVIEIGIGVVIGIGVNMLVLPPLRDRQAARTVDELNRRMGEIMGQMSEEFADSWSTGRARAWSEDISQMRTDLDRTWRTVQFARDSRRRNPRWLLHRGAGGDYENVLSRLDEGIAHLRNLSRTLETASYSESAWDTNFREQWAAVLRDTARRIVQPDADVEPTVDRLDGLARDMATEGELPETQWPIYGSLITSLRNIALLIEDVASARENRET; encoded by the coding sequence ATGTCAAAGGCAGAAAGAGCCACAGATTTCCTGCAGATCCTAAAGGCTGTGATTGCCACCACCGGTGCGTGGTGGATCTGTGTCACGTTCCTGGATTCCCAGATGCCGTTCCTGGCCCCCTGGGTAGCCCTGATGACCATTCAGGCGACGGTGGCCAATTCAGTTGCGCAAGGCGCCCAGACGATGATCGCCTCTTTCATCGGCGTGCTGATGTCTTTCGCAATAGGCGTCTACCTTGAGGTGAACATCTGGACTTACGCACTGGCGATCTTCGTCGGCATGCTCGGCTCCCGCATCCCAGGTCTGCGGAGAGATGGGATCTCTATCGCCACCAGCGCGATCTTCCTGCTCTCCACAGGCTTCACCGAAGACACGCCGGCGCTGATCGATCGGGTGATCGAGATTGGTATCGGTGTCGTGATCGGCATCGGCGTCAATATGCTGGTGCTGCCTCCCTTGCGTGACAGGCAGGCGGCTCGGACGGTGGACGAGCTCAACCGTCGGATGGGCGAGATCATGGGCCAGATGAGCGAGGAATTCGCCGATTCCTGGAGTACCGGTCGGGCCCGCGCCTGGTCCGAGGATATCTCGCAGATGCGCACCGACCTGGACAGGACCTGGCGGACCGTCCAGTTCGCCAGGGACAGCCGACGCCGTAATCCCCGGTGGCTGCTGCACCGTGGGGCAGGGGGAGACTATGAGAACGTTCTCTCCCGGCTCGACGAGGGCATCGCCCACCTGCGTAACCTCTCGCGGACATTGGAAACCGCGTCCTACTCTGAATCCGCCTGGGACACGAACTTTCGTGAGCAGTGGGCGGCGGTGCTTCGTGATACAGCCCGACGCATCGTCCAACCCGATGCCGATGTGGAGCCGACGGTGGACCGGTTGGACGGTCTCGCCCGCGACATGGCCACCGAGGGGGAACTGCCGGAGACCCAATGGCCGATCTATGGTTCCCTGATCACCTCGCTGCGTAATATCGCGCTGCTGATCGAGGACGTCGCCTCTGCTCGTGAGAACCGAGAGACCTAA
- a CDS encoding excisionase family DNA-binding protein — protein sequence MTATEVAAYLRCSVAHVRRELRAGEMRSVQLGRSYRIRRPWADSYLEKRAV from the coding sequence ATGACTGCCACCGAAGTGGCGGCCTATCTGCGTTGTTCGGTAGCTCACGTACGCAGAGAGCTTCGCGCTGGCGAGATGCGGAGTGTGCAGCTCGGGAGAAGTTATCGAATCCGTCGTCCATGGGCGGATTCTTATCTAGAGAAAAGAGCCGTCTAA
- a CDS encoding tyrosine-type recombinase/integrase, producing MASLQKYTAKTARSGYMWRVQYRDAAGRSRTKSGFRTKDAAQAWADDNAVSVRAGDWISPEDQRVTLTEVWHRWKISRQKQLAVSSWRTLEAAWRNHIEPVWGHRAVASVHPAEVQDWVNKLDRAPSTVHRAFHLLRSLSDDAVRLRQMRTNPCVGVQLPSRQKSKNTTLTPGQVSLLIEQTNRYKSLVAFLAYTGARWGEAAALTVADVDLEKQRATITKSASTIGGQVTVGDTKTGASRSIAIPTPVISHLKKAMKDKLPTALLWTNQNGTHVTTPSRRSWWHSAVDACRELDNSFPSVTPHDLRHAAASMLISAGASVLVVQRQLGHSSAKMTLDKYSHLFDSDLDAIVDAFPQSRENVVKHGEMQR from the coding sequence ATGGCAAGCCTCCAAAAATACACAGCGAAAACAGCCCGATCAGGGTATATGTGGCGGGTGCAATATCGAGATGCAGCGGGGCGAAGTCGCACCAAATCTGGGTTCAGAACTAAGGATGCGGCTCAAGCATGGGCAGACGACAACGCCGTCTCAGTCCGCGCCGGCGATTGGATCAGCCCTGAAGACCAGCGGGTAACACTCACCGAAGTATGGCATCGCTGGAAAATCTCCCGACAGAAACAACTCGCAGTCTCCTCCTGGCGCACATTGGAAGCGGCGTGGCGAAACCATATAGAGCCCGTGTGGGGGCATCGAGCAGTGGCGAGTGTCCACCCCGCCGAAGTCCAAGATTGGGTCAACAAGCTAGATAGAGCCCCCTCCACAGTGCATCGCGCTTTCCACCTTTTGCGCAGCCTTTCCGATGACGCTGTCCGCCTGCGTCAGATGCGAACTAACCCTTGCGTAGGCGTGCAATTGCCTTCACGGCAGAAGTCGAAGAACACGACGCTGACCCCAGGACAGGTCAGTCTGCTCATTGAACAAACGAATCGTTATAAGTCCTTGGTAGCTTTCCTTGCCTATACCGGAGCGCGTTGGGGTGAGGCAGCGGCCTTAACGGTTGCCGACGTCGACCTCGAAAAACAACGAGCAACAATCACCAAATCAGCCTCCACCATAGGAGGTCAGGTCACCGTAGGAGATACTAAAACTGGCGCCTCCCGAAGTATCGCTATCCCTACCCCGGTCATCTCTCACCTCAAGAAGGCGATGAAGGACAAGTTGCCCACTGCCTTGCTGTGGACCAACCAAAACGGCACACATGTAACAACCCCGAGCCGGCGCTCTTGGTGGCACTCTGCTGTCGACGCCTGCCGAGAGCTAGATAATTCTTTCCCTTCAGTCACTCCTCATGACCTTCGACATGCAGCCGCTTCAATGTTGATCTCTGCGGGAGCCAGTGTGCTGGTGGTCCAACGTCAGCTAGGTCATAGTTCTGCCAAAATGACGCTGGATAAATACAGCCACCTCTTTGACTCCGACCTCGACGCTATCGTGGACGCCTTCCCCCAGAGTCGTGAAAATGTCGTGAAACACGGAGAGATGCAACGATAG
- a CDS encoding aldo/keto reductase, whose product MSAEGRAIPTVTLNDGKEMPLIGLGTSKLLDDEAVRVVRTAIDLGYRHFDTASRYGNEGALGRAFAEAIAAGDVTREELFITSKAWHDEQGAEQVQEAFHGSLRRLGLEFLDMYMIHWPWPQAGRYNETFGAMAQLQGLGLIQCLGVANFPAETLAELIAATGITPVVNQVEAHVGFTQSELAAEHERLGVVTEAWYPLAKGRVLTDPDVKAIGAAVGASPAQVALRYLLQLGYSIIPKSASAERLGENLGVLDFRLKRDHMETIARLDATGAYGRMGQDPEEFPG is encoded by the coding sequence ATGAGTGCTGAGGGCCGTGCTATCCCGACGGTGACGTTGAACGACGGTAAAGAGATGCCGCTGATCGGTCTGGGCACCAGCAAGTTGCTCGACGACGAGGCCGTCCGAGTCGTCCGCACCGCCATCGACCTCGGGTACCGGCACTTCGACACGGCCTCCCGGTACGGCAACGAGGGGGCGTTGGGGCGGGCTTTCGCGGAGGCGATCGCCGCCGGTGACGTCACCCGCGAAGAACTGTTCATCACCTCCAAGGCGTGGCATGACGAGCAGGGCGCGGAACAGGTGCAGGAAGCGTTTCACGGCTCTCTGCGCCGTCTGGGCCTGGAGTTCCTCGACATGTACATGATCCACTGGCCGTGGCCGCAGGCGGGCCGCTACAACGAGACGTTTGGGGCGATGGCCCAACTGCAGGGGCTGGGCCTCATCCAGTGCCTCGGGGTGGCTAACTTCCCGGCGGAGACGCTGGCGGAGCTCATCGCGGCCACCGGCATCACGCCCGTGGTCAATCAGGTGGAGGCGCACGTCGGTTTCACGCAGTCGGAGCTGGCGGCGGAGCACGAGCGTCTCGGAGTGGTCACGGAGGCCTGGTACCCGTTGGCGAAGGGCAGGGTTCTGACTGACCCGGACGTCAAGGCCATCGGCGCCGCAGTAGGGGCGTCCCCAGCCCAGGTGGCCTTGCGTTACCTGCTGCAGCTCGGTTATTCCATCATCCCCAAATCTGCGTCGGCGGAGCGGCTGGGGGAAAACCTCGGTGTGCTGGATTTCCGCCTCAAACGCGATCACATGGAGACGATCGCCCGATTGGACGCGACGGGCGCCTATGGCCGGATGGGGCAAGACCCCGAAGAGTTCCCCGGCTGA